In Anaerolineales bacterium, a genomic segment contains:
- a CDS encoding metallophosphoesterase, whose translation MKLYFATDVHGSEVCWKKFLAASKFYEVDTLVLGGDMTGKAIIPIISQGGDDYKVTLLEQVTILHGKEEVDRMVQTIQNRGYYPYVTDPDEVQALVSTPGRQDALFMEQVLKTIQRWMDYADAKLAGTGIQCFVCPGNDDVFEIDPVIAASKYVRSLEGEVVTLDEHHEMANSGWSNPTPWNTHREEPEEALLKRLEDIISKVKNPSQAIFNFHAPPFGSGLDEAPELTKDLRPAYAGRSMIPVGSHAVMKMIDKYQPLLGLHGHIHEGKGTRKYKKTLCVNPGSMYEQGMLNGLVIELKPQKVGNYLLTTG comes from the coding sequence ATGAAATTATATTTCGCTACCGACGTACACGGCTCGGAGGTTTGTTGGAAGAAATTCCTGGCCGCCAGTAAATTTTATGAGGTGGACACCCTGGTGTTGGGGGGTGACATGACCGGGAAAGCCATCATCCCGATTATCTCCCAGGGCGGTGACGATTATAAGGTAACCCTGCTGGAGCAGGTGACGATCCTGCACGGGAAAGAAGAAGTAGATCGGATGGTGCAAACCATCCAGAACCGGGGTTACTACCCGTATGTGACCGATCCCGACGAAGTTCAGGCGCTCGTATCCACCCCTGGCAGGCAGGATGCACTGTTCATGGAGCAGGTGCTCAAAACCATCCAGCGCTGGATGGACTATGCTGACGCCAAACTTGCTGGAACGGGCATCCAATGTTTCGTCTGCCCGGGCAACGACGATGTGTTTGAGATTGACCCTGTCATTGCAGCTTCAAAGTACGTGCGCAGCCTGGAGGGCGAGGTGGTGACGTTGGATGAGCACCACGAAATGGCCAATTCGGGCTGGTCAAACCCAACCCCGTGGAACACACACCGAGAAGAACCTGAGGAAGCCTTACTTAAACGGCTGGAAGACATCATCAGCAAGGTTAAGAATCCTTCCCAGGCAATCTTCAACTTTCATGCTCCCCCTTTCGGCAGTGGATTGGATGAAGCCCCTGAGCTTACCAAGGATCTCCGCCCGGCCTATGCAGGCCGTTCAATGATCCCGGTTGGAAGCCATGCGGTGATGAAAATGATCGACAAATATCAACCACTATTGGGTTTGCATGGCCATATCCACGAGGGCAAGGGTACACGAAAATACAAGAAGACCCTGTGTGTCAACCCTGGCAGCATGTATGAACAGGGTATGTTGAATGGTTTAGTCATCGAATTAAAACCCCAAAAGGTGGGTAACTATTTACTTACCACGGGATAG